CAAGTGCCTTATCCAGCTGCTCCACTGTAATTGATACATTCTTTAATACGCCGAAAATGTCGGTAAACTGGAGCCTTATAAATTTTACTCCCAGTTCCCGGGCCAAATTACGCACATCGTCGTGGGTAAGTTTGGACAAAGATTGTCACACCCTTCTCTAAGCTATAAAAACATAAAAAGCCCACAGTATATCAGGGTGATTTTATACTCACCCTGAAACATGCAGGCCCCATTGCCCATTATACGATATCTCGCACCGTTTATGTAGTTTATTAATGACTGTTGATAGTATATCACCTGTAGCTAAACATTACAATTTATTTTGACAAATCTTCAGCTAAATTGTCTAGGGCCTTGTTTCATATGTCTTGCATTAAATTATGGGCCATTATTATAGCCTCGGCGATGGTCTGCATCCCTTTTCTCTCATTCATACTCTGTTTTTGCATCATGCCGAATGCATCCGCCTCTGACACACCCTTTGTTTCCATTAGTATACCTTTAGCCTTCTCTACAACTTTCCTGGTTTGCAGCTTTCTTTCCAGGTCTTGTATTTTTCCTTCCAGTCGCACCATTTCCCGATAATTTGCAGCCGCCAGCTCTACCGCTGTGAGCAAGGATGAGTCTTCCACGGGGCTTTGCAGAAAGGCAAAAACACCTGCATCTCTTGCCTTTTCCAGCACACTTTGCTGGAAGGACGACCCTACCAAAACCACGGGTGCCAGATTATCCTGCCGCATTATTTTAGCCACCTGCACACCATCCATACCAGGTAGAAATGCTTTAGTTATCAACAGGTCCGGTTGCCTGCTCCTGACCAGCTTCAGCGCGGTTATACCGTCACCAGCCTCACCCACAACCCAGTTATCGAATCGTGAGAGCTGAGCCTTAATATTCTTTCTCGAGGCACTGTCATTATCTGCCAGTACGACTCTCTGGTTCCCCACGACAATTTGCCTCCTTTATAATGTGCTGCCTTTACGATAAACAGCAGCTTAAGAAAAAGATGTCCCCTAACAGGTGAACCTGCTGAGGACATCTTTGCCCTACAAATTATATTCCCAAACTACCGGGGCTTAACTCAAAATTTGTTCAACCTCGTCAGCATCTGCATCCATTATATACTGAATACCGGTAATCTCGGCAGCGTCTTTAGTTAGTGCAACCACATCATTCCTGTTGAGGTAATCCAGTGCGAATTTACGGGATCCACACATGAATTGACGCAGTCCTTGAGCCAGACGCTCAAAGTAGGTGTGTACGCCGATAGCACCTGCCGGCAGGCGGTTAAACGCTTCGGCCCCAAGTTTTTCCTTGAGTTCGGTAGCACCGATAAAGATCTGATCCATAGTCTCACCGTACTTCTTGTATTCGGCGGGAATTTTACCGCTCTTTATTGCCTCTCCCACGGTCTTACCAACCATAGCAGCACTAAGGGCGGAACGGGCCATACCGATAGCTTTTGTATAAGGAGCACCGATGGCCAGACCTTTGTACATGTGGTCTTCCAGGGTGAATCCGCCGGCAATGGCCACAGGAGGTACGTAAGCACCCTTTGCTGCCAACTTGTCGCAGTACTTCACGAGCATTGCCTGCAGGTATACGGTGGGAACTCCCCACTCGTTCATCATCCGCCAAGGGCTCATACCGGTTCCACCACCGGCACCGTCAACGGTCAATAGATCCAGCTTGGCATCGGAAGCAAATTTTACGGCCCGGGCCAGGTCAGCAGGCCTGTAGGCACCCGTCTTTAAGAATACATATTTGGCTCCGGCATTACGCAGTGCTTCCACGCGAGCCATAAAGCTTTCCTGCTCTACCATGCCAATACGGGAATGACGTTCAAATTCTGTAAATGATCCGGCCTTGAAAGCTTCCTGCACCTTTGCATCATCTGGATCCGGCAACACAATATAGCCACGGCTCTTCAGTTGCTGTGCCCTTTCCAGTGTATCCAGCTTCACTTCGCCGCCGATATCCTTGGCGCCCTGACCCCATTTGATTTCCACGGCTTCAACGCCTAGTTTATCCAAAGCATATTCCTGTACACCCAGCTTGGTATCTTCTACGTTAGCCTGTACCGCAATAAACCCTTTACCGTTTGACCAATCCTGGAAATCCTTTACCCTGCGCTCCAGATTTGGGGAATGTACTACACGGCCGTCTTTAATTTCCACATTGGGATCCATGGCACTGACGTTCTCACCAATTACTATGCCTGCACCGGAAATGGCAGTACCTGCAGCCAGGTGATCCCAGTTATTAGCAGCCACGTTGGTGGAACCCATACCGGCTACAACGATGGGCAGATCTAACTTAAGGTCACCCTTGGAACCAAAGGCGGTCTCAAGATTGACAGCCGGGAAAATAGCCTTGTCAGGATCAGCATCGATCCCTTGGGCACCCACTGCTGTACCCATTATGTTAAAATGTGAATAATCAACAGGATAGTCTTTTTCCGAAGCGGAAGTAGTCTTACCAAAGGGCTGTGGATAAAGCACTTCTTTACCCCTGATGGCAGATTTTCCGATTTCACAGAGGCCCGGACACCCGTCCAAGCAGGTTACACACATACCGCTGAAAGGGCATTTGCTGTCACCGGTACGCAGTTTGGTTCTGGTTGCTGCACTGGCATTAATTCCATTACTAAAACTCATTTTCCATCCTCCTAAAATAATTAATCATATAGTTACTTAATAAAGCACATTAAGTAAAATTATCTCTTTAATCTTTTTATATCTCTTTCATCTTTCTATTTCTTTATGTTTTCTCTGTACATCTAACTTTCTAAACATATATTACATACTTAACTACCTTACCCATCTATCGACCTCCCCGTTGAAGTTAAATATATAAAAGGCTATTCACCTTTAATAACTTTTCAAATACTCCTCAATCTCCCACTGGTGCACCTGCAGGTGAAACCGTTCCAGCTCGCTTTCCTTTGTTTTCATAAAGCGCTGCCGGATGTGTCCGCCCAGTGCCTCGCCTATGACGTCATCTGTATTTAGCGCTTTTAACGCTTCTTCCAGCCTGGGTGGCAGCCCCATTTCCCTTCTCAGCCTACGGATATCTACTGATTCGCTGGAATCTCCGGATACCGCAGCGGGACAGGACATTTTCTTTTCCACCCCGTCCAGGCCGGCCTTCATGGTTACCGCCAGGGCTAGGTAGGGGTTGGAGGCCGGGTCCGGGCTTCTTAGTACTACACTGGGGCCTTTGCCAGGCTGATTTTCAACCCGTAGCATGGTGCTCCTATTTTCCGCGGACCAGCTGGCCAGCACAGGTGCCAGGTCATTCAGGGCCAGCCGTTTATAGGAATTAATCAGCGGGTTGGTTACGGCCGTTATAGCCCTGGCATGGTATAAAATGCCGCCGGTATAGTTGTAAAGAATTTCACTGTGCCCTTTATGCGCCTGTTGGTCATGAAAGATATTTTCCGTCTCTTCCCAGAGGGAATAATGCAAGTGCATCCCCGAACCATTGTGATCAGCAAGGGGCTTGGGCATAAATGTAGCATGCAGCCCGTGTCTCTGGGCAATAGTACGGACCACAAATTTAAAAGTTGCAATACTGTCCGCCATAGTTAGAGCATTATCTTCTTTCAGAAAAATCTCGTGCTGCCCTGGAGCTATTTCATGGTGGGACGAGGAAACATCAAAACCCATTTCCTGCAACGTAAGCACCATGTCACGCCTGGCATTCTCCCCCATATCTACCGGGGTCATGTCACAGTACCCGGCCTGGTCATGCGTAACCACGGTGGGCTTACCCCTCTCATCAGTATGAAATAGGAAAAATTCTACCTCTGCCCCCACCTGCAGGTCCAATCCTGCATTAGAGTATTCATTAATTACATTACGCAGTGCTAAGCGAGAGCACCCTCCAAATGGAGACCCGTCCGGAGCGACCACGTCACATATAAGCCGGGCCACCGCCCCTTCCCGCGGGCGCCAGGGAAAAATAACAAAGGTGCTGGGGTCCGGGTAAAGGTAAACAGACGATTCCCTAAAGCCGGTGGATCCCTCTATAACCGAACTGTCAAAACTGATTTGGCCGTTCAGTGCTCTTTCCAGCTCCTCAATGGTAATGGCGATATTTTTTAAAGACCCCAGTATATTGGTAAATTGAAGGCGTATAAACTTTACGTCGTATTCACGTGCTTTTTCTATTACATCTTGCTTTGTAAAAGCTTTCACCTTGCCATTCCTCCAATAATTTCCAACAAAATAAAAGACGTCCTTCCAGGGTTAATGCGATCACATTAACTCGTGGAAAGGACGCCATTGCCCTTTTATTTGCATAATATTTAACTATAAGTATAGCACTTAAATTTAGAAAAGCAATACCTATTTTTTTATTATACAGCATACAATATATGGATGATAGTCATTACCGGTTTTGTAAGGTTATAACAGTTTGTTTGGCCACTTTCATCATGCTTACACAACGATCCATACTAAGCTTTTGCAAGTATCGGAAAGCGTCCGCCTCATTCATGCCCTTCTTTTCCATTAATAATCCCTTGGCGCGCTCTACTACTTTCCGTGTTTCCAGTTCCTGGCGCAGCTTTCCGGTTTCCTTTTCCAGAAGCTTTACCCGCCTGAAATTTACCAGGGCCGATTCAAGTATAGGGAAAACCGATGTTTCCTGTACCGGTTTGGTGAGCAAACCGAAAACCCCCCCGGCAGCGGCCATATCTACTATTAGCCGGTGATCATAGGGAAAGGTTAAAACCACCGACACCACCCGCCGCTCCTCCAGCACCCTTATTAATTGCATTTCTCCGAAACCCGGCAAATCGACGTCCAGTACCAGTAATTCAGGCTCTGTCTGGGAAACCAGGTGCAAAGTAGTCTTTACATCTTCCGCCTCACCGACCACCAGGTAACCCGCCTGCTTGAGTATTTCCCGCAACTGCTTCCTGAAGCCTTTTTCCTTATCTGCAATTACAATCCTGGCACCATTCATTCGGACACCTCTAAAGCGTCTATTCTTGTAATATTTTAACACGGTGGAAAAAAAATTAATAGACAGGGTTAATTCTATCGCAATCCGGAGCCATAAATGCATAAACATAATAGTGCACAATGTCTGTTAATGCCGTCAACGGTGCCGGCATAAGCGTAAAGTGCATGCTTTCATTTGGCTCTCGACAATTGGTACACTTGGATTAAGGAGGGTAATTTTTTGAACAGCCAGGGAAAATTAAAAAAAGTATTTCCGGGCGGAAACACAAGCCAAGGCTTTTATTCCTTTTATGACTATATCATCGAACCCGATGCCACCCGCATTTTTGTCATCAAAGGCGGACCGGGGGTGGGTAAGTCCACATTTATGCGTAAAATAGGCGAGACCATGCTGGAAAAAGGCTATGATGTGGAATTCCACTGCTGCTCCTCAGATAACGACTCATTGGACGGCATCGTAATACCGTCCATCAGGGTAGCCATGCTGGACGGAACAGCACCACACGTAGTAGATCCCAAAAACCCGGGCGCCGTGGACGTAATAATACATCTAGGCGACCACTGGAACGAAGAAGGTCTAAGAGCCAACAAAAAAGAAATTTTGGCCACCAACAAGGAAGTGGGAAGACTTTTCAAGCGCGCCTATTCCTACCTGGGTGCGGCAAAAATATTCCTGGACGAAGTAAAGTCCTATTACCGGGATACCGGCGCCCTAGATGTGGGGGCCCTGGATAAAAAGGTTTTGGAACTCACTCACCAAATATTTGAAGGTAAGCCCCGTCAGACCGACAGCCCCAAAGCCAGGCATTTATTCGCCACCGCCATTACCCCCAAGGGGCCGGACAGTCACCTGGACAGCATAGTTAATGATGTAGAAAAACGCTACATCATTAACGGGGATGACGGCACCGGCAAAAATACATTGGTGCGCCGACTCATGGAAGCAGCATTAATGAGAGGACATAATGTGGAAGCATATCACTGCGCCCTGGATCCGACACTGGTGGACCACCTGTTAATACCGGACATCGGAATAGCGGTGATCAATGCTGTAGAACCTCATTATTTCAAACCTTTTAACGGGGATATCGTTGTCGACACAACTGAGTTCGTAAACGCCATCATTAATGAAAAATTTCTTACCGAGAAAAAGGTGGCTCGGGAAATGTACCGCCAGAGCATGGAGCAAGCCATCCGATTCATTTCTCAAGCGAAGCAGGAACACGACGAAATGGAAAAATACTATGTACCTTACATGGATTTCGAGGCCATCAACACCAGAAGGGAACAAACCATGGCCCGCATACTGGATCTGGCAGCCCAGGTAAACGGTAACTAACAAGTCTTTTATTACACAAATCTCCTCACCGGGATGTAACCCAGGAGGAGATTTTTTTTCATAGAAAAACCTGCTACACCATGGCAAGGTTTAGCATAAAAATTTATTTTCTCAGGTTTGGAAATATAAGGTAAAGTCACCCTTGTCAAAAATAGCAAAAATATATGCATTTTTGTCAACACAAAAGAACCGTCCCATTGTGTTCCAGTGAAACAAACTTATGCACCAACGACGGGTCAAACTGCACGCCAGAAAACCTTTTGATTTCCTCTATTACATCCTTGTGGTGCATAGCCTTCCTGTACGGTCGATCACTTGTCATGGCATCATAAGCGTCGCATATAGTTAAGATGCGGCATTCCAACGGAATTGCATCTCCTTTAAGGCCTAAGGGATATCCGCCAGCATTCCACCACTCATGGTGTTTTAAAATCCAGTCGGCTATAGGGGCAAGGTCGGACGCTGAAAGTGCTATGCGGTGGCCGATCTCGCAGTGCCTTCGCATTTCATACATTTCCTCTGCAGTAAGCGGGCCGGGTTTAGAAAGGATTCGGTCCGGAATCCCCACCTTACCAATATCGTGAAATCTAGCAAAAAGTCGCAGATCGGAGACCCTATATTTCGATAGTCCTAATGCTAAACTCAAAGCTTCAACTAAATTTTGTATCCGATCCCCATGCCCCTCAGTTACAAAATCTCTAGCCTCCATTGCTTTTGCTAAAGTTTGAACAATACCACTCCGGGTGCTTTGACTGTGATGCATTTTTTCCCTATACATGTTATTATCAGCCATTTTAAAGAGGTCTTTCATAGCTATAGGCTCGCTGTCTCTAACAGCAAACCCCAGAGATATGTATAGCGGAAACTCCGGATGCGAATCATTATAATTTTTAATACCATCTCTAATGCGTAAGACTGCATTTTCAACTATGGCTTCATCACTTTGGGGAAGCAGTACGGCAAATTCATCGCCACCTATTCTGAACATGAGATCATTTCCACGAAAGCTTTCCTTAATAATATTGGCTGCTGCTTGCAGCAATTTGTCTCCGGCATCGTGTCCAATGGTGTCATTGACAATCTTCAGACCGTCAACATCACATACAATTATTCCTGACGGATAACATTCCTCTTTGTCCAAGCGGCTTATTTTCTGCTCAAAATACGTACGGTTACAAAGACAGGTAAGTGGATCATGGAAACTAAGGTATGTTAGTTTCTTTTCAATCTGTTTACGATCAGTGATATCCCGCACGGTCTCTATAGCTCCAACTAAATTGCCACCACTGTCAAAAAGTGGCGACGCCTTACCCCATATAGTGGCACCTTTTTTACCAAGTAAGGCAGGTGCAAACCCCTCAGCAGATAATGCATTTCCTTCTCTTTGCACGAATTCATAAGGCCATTTTTTCCTGCTGGGGCCGGAAATAATTAGGTCAATTAAAATTGGCCTGGCATGTCCATAAAAGGCTTTTGAATACATTTCATTGTCTTTACCGAGAATGTCTTTCCCTTCTATTCCGGTTATTGCTTCCATAGCCCGGTTCCAGGCAATCACTCTTTTATTTTCATCCACAACAAACGCAGCATCAGGAAGAAATTCAATTATATCCAAAAGCTGTTGGTGGGCTGCACGCAACCTTTGCTCTGCCTGCTTACGTTCTGAGATGTCGCGGATAATACTGAGCAGGATACGTTCACCGCCAATTACCGTTCCCTGTGAATTAACCCCTACCGGGAAGGTGCTTCCGTCCTTGCGCCGGTGTTCAGTTTCAAATAATATACCTGTAGTGCTGGCTTGTTCCATTTGTCGTTCGGTCGACACCTGTGTAGATACGGCACGTAAGTCATTTATATTCTTACTAAGTAGTTCATTCCTTGAATAACCATATTCCTTAACTGCGGCGTCGTTAGCTTCAATTATTTGCCCATCACGGCGAACAAAAAGAATAATGTCGCGGGCATGTTTGAATAAAATTTGATACCGCTTTAAAATCTCTTCTGATTGCTTACGCTCAGTTATGTCTTTAAAGCCTTCAACAATACCCAGTAATTCACCATCGGGCGCTCGAAAGGGAGTTACTGTGACTATGCACGGGATTTTGGTGCCATTTATGTTTTCTTTTTGTACATCACACTCCACGCGCTTTTCACCATTTTTAATTCTAGTTAAACAGCAATCCGGCGTGTGGCATAAAGGACCGGGGAAAATTTGATAACACTTTTTACCTATCGCTTCCTCCTTACTGACACCAGATAACACAGAAAACATATCATTTACTTTAATGGTAGTGAAATTCTTATCTACTACCCGCATGCCGTCAGCAGCTGTATTAAATATTTGATCAAGTTCTTTATACGAACTCTGCAGCTCCCAATGTGCTTGTTTGTAATTAGTAATTTCGTTGAGGATTACAACAATGCCGGCAAACTTCTCGCTGACATCGAGCATTCGCCGGAGTTTAACTTCAAAATACCGGCTATTATCATTATATTTATATTCCTTGGTAAAACAGGTTGCCTCACTGTTGCCGGCGGCAAAAGCTTCAAGTTCAATTGATAACCAGAGCAAGGAACCTCCCGCTGTACCCTTACCATAATAACTTACCCCTGGAGTTTTCGAGTTTTGAAAAAGCTTTGCAGCAGCATGGTTCATGTTATTAATTTGGATGTTGTTATCTAGCAGAATAACAGGGGTACCCAGGCTTTCGAAAATAGTAAGGTACTTGTTTTTCTCATTGGTCATGGACAAGTTGGCCATTCGTAGCTCTTCATCAAATCCACTTTTTCCAATCTGTGCCCATTCACTGCTAACTCCGATTTCAAAGCGATCAAAAAAACGT
This is a stretch of genomic DNA from Bacillota bacterium. It encodes these proteins:
- a CDS encoding ANTAR domain-containing protein, yielding MGNQRVVLADNDSASRKNIKAQLSRFDNWVVGEAGDGITALKLVRSRQPDLLITKAFLPGMDGVQVAKIMRQDNLAPVVLVGSSFQQSVLEKARDAGVFAFLQSPVEDSSLLTAVELAAANYREMVRLEGKIQDLERKLQTRKVVEKAKGILMETKGVSEADAFGMMQKQSMNERKGMQTIAEAIIMAHNLMQDI
- a CDS encoding FMN-binding glutamate synthase family protein, translating into MSFSNGINASAATRTKLRTGDSKCPFSGMCVTCLDGCPGLCEIGKSAIRGKEVLYPQPFGKTTSASEKDYPVDYSHFNIMGTAVGAQGIDADPDKAIFPAVNLETAFGSKGDLKLDLPIVVAGMGSTNVAANNWDHLAAGTAISGAGIVIGENVSAMDPNVEIKDGRVVHSPNLERRVKDFQDWSNGKGFIAVQANVEDTKLGVQEYALDKLGVEAVEIKWGQGAKDIGGEVKLDTLERAQQLKSRGYIVLPDPDDAKVQEAFKAGSFTEFERHSRIGMVEQESFMARVEALRNAGAKYVFLKTGAYRPADLARAVKFASDAKLDLLTVDGAGGGTGMSPWRMMNEWGVPTVYLQAMLVKYCDKLAAKGAYVPPVAIAGGFTLEDHMYKGLAIGAPYTKAIGMARSALSAAMVGKTVGEAIKSGKIPAEYKKYGETMDQIFIGATELKEKLGAEAFNRLPAGAIGVHTYFERLAQGLRQFMCGSRKFALDYLNRNDVVALTKDAAEITGIQYIMDADADEVEQILS
- a CDS encoding glutamine synthetase; amino-acid sequence: MKAFTKQDVIEKAREYDVKFIRLQFTNILGSLKNIAITIEELERALNGQISFDSSVIEGSTGFRESSVYLYPDPSTFVIFPWRPREGAVARLICDVVAPDGSPFGGCSRLALRNVINEYSNAGLDLQVGAEVEFFLFHTDERGKPTVVTHDQAGYCDMTPVDMGENARRDMVLTLQEMGFDVSSSHHEIAPGQHEIFLKEDNALTMADSIATFKFVVRTIAQRHGLHATFMPKPLADHNGSGMHLHYSLWEETENIFHDQQAHKGHSEILYNYTGGILYHARAITAVTNPLINSYKRLALNDLAPVLASWSAENRSTMLRVENQPGKGPSVVLRSPDPASNPYLALAVTMKAGLDGVEKKMSCPAAVSGDSSESVDIRRLRREMGLPPRLEEALKALNTDDVIGEALGGHIRQRFMKTKESELERFHLQVHQWEIEEYLKSY
- a CDS encoding ANTAR domain-containing protein; the encoded protein is MFMHLWLRIAIELTLSINFFSTVLKYYKNRRFRGVRMNGARIVIADKEKGFRKQLREILKQAGYLVVGEAEDVKTTLHLVSQTEPELLVLDVDLPGFGEMQLIRVLEERRVVSVVLTFPYDHRLIVDMAAAGGVFGLLTKPVQETSVFPILESALVNFRRVKLLEKETGKLRQELETRKVVERAKGLLMEKKGMNEADAFRYLQKLSMDRCVSMMKVAKQTVITLQNR
- a CDS encoding PAS domain S-box protein; translated protein: MRRLHKHIKNNEDWLMSRILNYAKEHNYVKYTSTLKEAWRLSISSLSNELLKVLDKDKLMKLGAEDDYSKDPVACIGMLQARKHRQRGVSLGMFLGLSKYYRQSYVDLVYQAHFEKKYEKKYLLFIERFFDRFEIGVSSEWAQIGKSGFDEELRMANLSMTNEKNKYLTIFESLGTPVILLDNNIQINNMNHAAAKLFQNSKTPGVSYYGKGTAGGSLLWLSIELEAFAAGNSEATCFTKEYKYNDNSRYFEVKLRRMLDVSEKFAGIVVILNEITNYKQAHWELQSSYKELDQIFNTAADGMRVVDKNFTTIKVNDMFSVLSGVSKEEAIGKKCYQIFPGPLCHTPDCCLTRIKNGEKRVECDVQKENINGTKIPCIVTVTPFRAPDGELLGIVEGFKDITERKQSEEILKRYQILFKHARDIILFVRRDGQIIEANDAAVKEYGYSRNELLSKNINDLRAVSTQVSTERQMEQASTTGILFETEHRRKDGSTFPVGVNSQGTVIGGERILLSIIRDISERKQAEQRLRAAHQQLLDIIEFLPDAAFVVDENKRVIAWNRAMEAITGIEGKDILGKDNEMYSKAFYGHARPILIDLIISGPSRKKWPYEFVQREGNALSAEGFAPALLGKKGATIWGKASPLFDSGGNLVGAIETVRDITDRKQIEKKLTYLSFHDPLTCLCNRTYFEQKISRLDKEECYPSGIIVCDVDGLKIVNDTIGHDAGDKLLQAAANIIKESFRGNDLMFRIGGDEFAVLLPQSDEAIVENAVLRIRDGIKNYNDSHPEFPLYISLGFAVRDSEPIAMKDLFKMADNNMYREKMHHSQSTRSGIVQTLAKAMEARDFVTEGHGDRIQNLVEALSLALGLSKYRVSDLRLFARFHDIGKVGIPDRILSKPGPLTAEEMYEMRRHCEIGHRIALSASDLAPIADWILKHHEWWNAGGYPLGLKGDAIPLECRILTICDAYDAMTSDRPYRKAMHHKDVIEEIKRFSGVQFDPSLVHKFVSLEHNGTVLLC